A window from Choristoneura fumiferana chromosome 22, NRCan_CFum_1, whole genome shotgun sequence encodes these proteins:
- the LOC141440391 gene encoding uncharacterized protein gives MKLAIIILTLLGVALGANAMRPPPLCGCPPDPRGKVCASDFKTYDNECMMHCGDGGDSRQVLWWGSCDIFPDSVPAPVVHPITPVVNPYVPVVHPIGPVVNPLTPVVHPISSRLPGPVASNPFFG, from the coding sequence TAACCCTGCTCGGGGTAGCTTTGGGGGCCAATGCAATGCGTCCTCCTCCTCTATGTGGCTGCCCCCCAGATCCTCGAGGAAAGGTCTGTGCAAGCGACTTCAAGACCTATGACAATGAATGTATGATGCATTGTGGCGATGGGGGAGATTCAAGACAAGTGCTATGGTGGGGTTCTTGTGATATATTCCCTGATTCGGTACCAGCGCCAGTGGTACATCCCATCACGCCTGTGGTAAATCCTTACGTGCCTGTGGTTCATCCCATCGGGCCTGTGGTAAATCCTCTTACACCTGTGGTACATCCAATCTCGTCCAGGCTACCAGGGCCTGTGGCTTCAAACCCTTTCTTCGGGTAA